AGAATCACAGCGCCAGGAATTTTTACTTTTGTGAACTGTAGGACTTACGCAGTTGGATGATTTCTCGCGGGCGGTGCCCGCGAGAAATCATCCAAACCCCAGAAAACTCATTGCAAGTGCGTAAGTCCTGAACTAGTTATTTTGAACTGGTTATTTTGAACTTGCCATAAGTGCCATAAGTGTAAGACAAGCCACTATGTGGAAACTGTTCTCTCAAGGTTGAGCTTCCTTATATTGGGTCTACATCGCGAAGCTGCGGTATTGCGAAGCTGCACCACAAATTAGCCGCGATCGCCCCTGGGATGACGGTGTAAAGTAATCTAGTTTGCACAAGGACAACCGCCGAACGATACTTATGAGCAACGCTGCATCCCCCTCCTCAACCAGCACGACCGATGCTTCCTCTAGTCCCTTGGCCACAGACCGCGACTGGTCGCCCCTGCTGCAACAACTGCTCGACGGGCGATCGCTCGATGCAGACCAGGCCGCAGACCTGATGGAGGGCTGGCTATCGGAGTCGATTGCGCCCGCGCTGTCCGGAGCGATTCTGGCGGCAATCCAGGCGAAGGGCGTGTCGGCAGGCGAACTGGCCGGCATGGCGCGGGTGCTTCAGGCGCAGTCCCTCGGCAAGACGGTGGATGGAGGCTTGCCCGCGCCATTGATCGACACCTGCGGCACCGGGGGCGATGGTGCATCTACGTTTAATATCTCAACCTGCGTGGCCTTTGTGGCGGCGGCGGCAGGGGTGGCCGTGGCTAAGCATGGCAACCGGGCGGCCTCCAGTCGTGTCGGGTCGGCGGATGTGTTGGAAGGGCTGGGCGTGAACCTGGGCGCACCGCCAGAGCGAATTCGGGCGGCCTTGCGGGAAGTCGGCATTACGTTCCTCTTTGCCCCCGGCTGGCATCCGGCGATGAAGGCCGTCGCGCCCATCCGCAAGACGCTGAAGGTACGAACCGTGTTCAACCTGCTGGGGCCGCTGGTAAACCCGCTCCAGCCGACGGGGCAGGTGATGGGTGTGTTCAGCCCGCAGTTGGTGGAAACGGCGGCACAGGCGTTGCAGCAGCTTGGACGGGAAGAGGCGATCGTGCTGCACGGGCGCGAAAAGCTAGACGAGGCAGGGCTGGCAGACTGGACGGACATGGCGGTGCTGTCGGGTGGAACCGTGCGATCGCACGCCGTTAATCCCGAAGCGCTGGGCCTTACATCTGCGCCCACCAGTGCCCTGCGCGGCGGCGAAGTGGCGGAGAATCTAGAAATTTTGCGGAACGTGCTTCAGGGCAAAGGCACTGCGGCACAGCAGGATGTGGTGGCGCTAAACGCAGCCTTGGCGCTGAAGGTAGGCAATGCGATCGCTGACGCAACCGACGACCTCGATCACACGCTGCGACTGGGTATCGTGCAAGCAAAGGACATTCTCAGCAGCGGAGCCGCTTGGGCCAAGGTCGAGGCACTGGTGGACTTTTTGAAAGGGTAGTGAAAGGGCAGAGATTTCGCGGTCTGGAGCCACGTCTCTATACCTCTGGCATAACCCCCAGTGCGCTCTGGATTGTAGACCTTCTGCATTCGTTTTTCGTTCTTCGTTCTTCGTTTTTCCATTTTTCTGAACCCCTAGCGCGATCGCGCTGGGAACTCCGCTATGAGCAGGAATCGGGGCAAATCGATGAGCGCAGGCGGGAAGGGCGATCGCTTCTTTACAGATTCTTAATTATTTTGTTGCGATTTGATGGCGATCGCCCGTTTCCCCGCAATAATACGGAGAGATCTAGCAGAATATTAAAGATATAGCCCCTGCATTTTTCCGCAACGGTTCTCCGGCGCTCTTCAGGGACATCTACGATGCAGTTGATCTTCAGCCCATCCTTGACCTTTTTGAGCCTCCTCCATGTATGCTGCTCCCCCTACCCCCTGTAAGCGAACCTACGCAATTCTACGGATTTATCCCGGCGATCTAGACCCTACCGAAGTCACGGAACGTTTGGGCATTCAGCCGACGCTGTGCCAGTGGCAGGGCAAACTGCGTCACCCCGGCAAGCCGGCCCACATTGCTTCGCTCAACGGCTGGTTTCTGTCGTCCAAAGATGCGGTCGATTCCAACGATTCGCGCCATCACATCGACTGGATTTTGCAGCAGTTGGCACCCCGGTCTGAGGCGCTAAGAGAGCTACAGAAGATGGGCGCACGGACAGATCTATTTTGTTTTTGGGAATCGGTAGATGGGCACAGCGGCCCGGTCATGTCGCCCCAGCAGATGCAGAAAATTGCCGATCTGGAATTGGACTGTGGCTATGAAGTGCTGGTTCGCAGCGGTCGCTGAGGAAAGACCGGGTTAGGCAACACATCTATCAACATTAGGACTTACGCAGTTGAACGATTTCTCGCGGGCTGCGCCCGCGAGAAATCGTTCAAAGCCCAAAAAGCTTATCGCAAGTGCGTAATATCAATTCTCTAAATACCCACTACACATAGAGCATCGACAATCCAATCCCACTGAGTCAGCGATCGCAGCGACTCCGCCGAAAGGCGACAAACCCACTGGCTGATGGCGTGCTGGAGTTGGCAAACATCATCAAAGTGAACCCAAGCTAGCTCCCGCTTGAGTTCCCGCCAGACCCGCTCAATGGGATTGACCTCAGGGCAATAAGGCGGCTGAAACACCAAGATGACATTGTCCGGTATCGTCAGGGTCTGAGCCGTATGGGCTGCGGCATTATCCACCTGAATCAGATGTAAATCATCGGGGAACTGAGCCGCAAAGCTGTGCAAAAACGCCTCAAAACAGGAACTGTCGAGATGAGAAAACTCGACTATCCACGATGCACCGCTCAGCGGTTCCACTAGACCTTTAGTTTGGACTAACTGGCATCACAATAATGCTCAACAGGATGCCATAAAGAATCTGCTCAACCGTTCATAACAGTTGAACTTAAGGAATTGGATACAATCCTGCTCGCAGTTAAGCTGCTGTTGCAACCGGACTGTTCAGGGATTGTTCGGATGTCTTGCGTTTCGAGGCTCGTTTTTTGACCATCGGATAGCAGGGACGAGGAGTTGGCTTGTGCCCCTTGCCTCGTCCTGGCGATTTACCACGAGGTTTAGGCGCAGGAGCAGGGGTGCCAATCGCTGCCAAAATGCCTGCAAACGCTTGTGCGACCCGACCCGGAGTCAACGTTTCTTGCGGTGCCTGCCAGGGCAAGGGGTGGTCAGTACAGTCCTTTCGCGCTAACCACAACTGCCAACTGAGCAACGGCATCAGGCTGCTCCACTGTTCGGTTGCCGATACAGAACTGAACTGGGGATGTGTCCAATATAGCCTCTGCTTGGCAAAGCGATACCAGTGTTCAATGGCAAAGCGACGGAGGTAGTGCAACCACAGGGTTTCTAACGGAGGCATCTGCTCACCCAGCCAAACTAACCACAAAGGAGCCAAGCGTCGCGTGCTGCTCTGTGTCTCCAGCACCTCCACGCGCAACACTTCCATTGCCCGTTTGGGGGATTTGCGGAAATGGTATGCACTCCAACGACTGACCCGCACTCGTCCCCAGTTGGGATCATCGACTTCAACGGTTTCGACCGGGACACTCCAAGTGTCAGGGTCATTGAGTTTCATCTTATGTCCATGCTTGGCAGGTGCGCCTCGCCCTCGATACGCTGGGGGCGCGCCATAGACACATCGATTGGATGTAACCCGCAGCAGCAAGTCTGCCTCAATCCCTGCCGTTTGGTTGACAAAACTGGCATTGCCGTACCCTCGGTCGTAGATCGCCAACGGACGCACCGCTAACTGCCGAGTCACTTGTTTGAGTTGGAATGCCGCTTTACTGGCGGGTGTTTCAAAGCTGGTGATGCGCTCATGCCGCAATGGTAATGCCCAACTGCCCCTGTCTTCAGCAATCCAGGCTAAGGTACTGTAGTTTTGTCCGGCTATCGGGGCATGTCCTGTTCTGCCTGATAAGGTGCGGTCTTTCAAACGCCTGGCAGCAGGACGGTTCCACCGACTCGCATCACCTGCCAACAACGGTTGCTGCTGAGTCGGTATCTGCTGCACCAACAGCTTCAGCACCTTTGATCGGGGTAGGCGGCTATCGCGCAACGCTTCATAGGTGCTCGACCACTGGCGACGAAAGACAGGACTCTGCGATAGCCTCACAAACGACACGATGCACGCACTCACTAACACGGCATCCATCAGATCAAACAGGGCATCTCTGGCGTTTCCCAAGCTGGCATACAACGTTTGGCGAAATTGCTGAAGTTCGTTGAAAATCATGGGGTCAATGTTGGTTGTACTTCATTGACCTTACGGCAGTCGGTGCTTCTCATTGACTGCCTTCCTCTTCACCATTAGTCCAAACTAAAGTAGGTTCTGACAGGCACAAAAACAGGCACAAAAAATAGACGGCTGATGCAGCAAAGCCTCGCATCAAGCCGCCCAAAGAGAGTCGATTTTAGAAGGCTGATTTTTGATTTTGGAAGCGGCTAATTTCCCGACCAATCAAGGCTTTTCAGCTCAGAGCTTCAATCCAAAATCTAAAATCCAAAATCGCCTAAATCGCAGTGGCGATCGCATTTCTCGGTCGATAATCCGATCCCTGCTTGTTTGCACAGAATCCCAAATCAACCGACTGTCCCGGCTGCAACCGCTGTCCCCAACTGGGTGGCACAACGGTATACCGCGAACCCTGGCGGCTAAAGGTGCCGTTCCAACTCTGGTTGATCGTTGCCTGATTCATGTCAAACGTCAGTCGCCAGTTGTTCACTGCGCTGCGTCCCTGGTTTGCCACCCGAATGGCAGTACAGAAACCAGTTTGCCAGTCTGACTGCATCGTCAAGCTAGTGCTGAGTCCAGATGAGGGACTGGGACTTGGCGACGGACTTGGCGACGGACTGGGTGACGGACTGGGACTCGGTGACGGACTGGGACTCGGCGACGGACTGGGACTCGGCGACGGACTGGGTGACGGACTGGGACTCGGCGACGGACTGGGTGACGGACTCGGCTTCGGAGTCGGGCTGGGGCTGGGACTAGGCGACGGACTCGTCCCCGGCGCAACCCCCGGCACAGGCAGCAATTGGTTCAAGAGTTGCTGCTTGTCTGCATGAATCGTCTGCCAGTTGTCTTGCAAGATGCCGCCTGTGTCGCCGCTATTTGGGTTCCAACTCCAATAGGCGAAATGAAGCTGATTTTGCCCAATGAAATTGACAAACTGGCGCTGCCAGATCCCTTCTTTGGAACGAGTATCGACCTGTCTGCCGCCGAATTCGCCCACAAAAATCGGCGCGATACCTTCGCGGGCAATATAGTTGAACCCGATCTCCCAGCGCTCATACAGATTTTGGGGAAAGCTGGGTTCATTGAACCAGCTCTGGTTGTAAACCCCTGCCCCGTACTCATGGGGAGAATACACCAACTTATTGGGACGGGTCAGGCGCACAGGAAAGTTTCGCACGCCCTCCAGGTTGCCGCCCCACCAGTGAACTGCAAGCCGCTGACCTGGCACGTTGTTCTCCACGCCTTCGACCACAATCAGCCAGTTGGGGTTCACGTTCAAGATGCTGTTTCCGGCTCGCTCAGCGGCCAATCGCCAGTCAGTTGCCAGGTCACCTGTACCCCAGCTTGCTCGACC
The Thermoleptolyngbya sichuanensis A183 DNA segment above includes these coding regions:
- the trpD gene encoding anthranilate phosphoribosyltransferase — translated: MSNAASPSSTSTTDASSSPLATDRDWSPLLQQLLDGRSLDADQAADLMEGWLSESIAPALSGAILAAIQAKGVSAGELAGMARVLQAQSLGKTVDGGLPAPLIDTCGTGGDGASTFNISTCVAFVAAAAGVAVAKHGNRAASSRVGSADVLEGLGVNLGAPPERIRAALREVGITFLFAPGWHPAMKAVAPIRKTLKVRTVFNLLGPLVNPLQPTGQVMGVFSPQLVETAAQALQQLGREEAIVLHGREKLDEAGLADWTDMAVLSGGTVRSHAVNPEALGLTSAPTSALRGGEVAENLEILRNVLQGKGTAAQQDVVALNAALALKVGNAIADATDDLDHTLRLGIVQAKDILSSGAAWAKVEALVDFLKG
- a CDS encoding DUF4279 domain-containing protein, coding for MYAAPPTPCKRTYAILRIYPGDLDPTEVTERLGIQPTLCQWQGKLRHPGKPAHIASLNGWFLSSKDAVDSNDSRHHIDWILQQLAPRSEALRELQKMGARTDLFCFWESVDGHSGPVMSPQQMQKIADLELDCGYEVLVRSGR
- a CDS encoding transposase is translated as MEPLSGASWIVEFSHLDSSCFEAFLHSFAAQFPDDLHLIQVDNAAAHTAQTLTIPDNVILVFQPPYCPEVNPIERVWRELKRELAWVHFDDVCQLQHAISQWVCRLSAESLRSLTQWDWIVDALCVVGI
- a CDS encoding NF041680 family putative transposase; the protein is MIFNELQQFRQTLYASLGNARDALFDLMDAVLVSACIVSFVRLSQSPVFRRQWSSTYEALRDSRLPRSKVLKLLVQQIPTQQQPLLAGDASRWNRPAARRLKDRTLSGRTGHAPIAGQNYSTLAWIAEDRGSWALPLRHERITSFETPASKAAFQLKQVTRQLAVRPLAIYDRGYGNASFVNQTAGIEADLLLRVTSNRCVYGAPPAYRGRGAPAKHGHKMKLNDPDTWSVPVETVEVDDPNWGRVRVSRWSAYHFRKSPKRAMEVLRVEVLETQSSTRRLAPLWLVWLGEQMPPLETLWLHYLRRFAIEHWYRFAKQRLYWTHPQFSSVSATEQWSSLMPLLSWQLWLARKDCTDHPLPWQAPQETLTPGRVAQAFAGILAAIGTPAPAPKPRGKSPGRGKGHKPTPRPCYPMVKKRASKRKTSEQSLNSPVATAA
- a CDS encoding cellulase family glycosylhydrolase — protein: MSRKLTQIFRGGFIDRGGRRQRGHQDADGFLTKRQWRLGKGLKGFLLFGLSLLLTVGFTLRLLPSGLSGSPVAIASTVVQTPLSTRGSQILDASGKTLLLRGVNWFGIETETHAPHGLWARDYKQMLAQIRSLGYNVIRLPFSIQSLRSQTISGVDFSIGSNRELQGKTPLEVMDLVIQEAQRQGLMIVLDCHRLNDQRIPELWYGDGFTEQDWISTWTMLANRYRNQANVIGADLKNEPHGRASWGTGDLATDWRLAAERAGNSILNVNPNWLIVVEGVENNVPGQRLAVHWWGGNLEGVRNFPVRLTRPNKLVYSPHEYGAGVYNQSWFNEPSFPQNLYERWEIGFNYIAREGIAPIFVGEFGGRQVDTRSKEGIWQRQFVNFIGQNQLHFAYWSWNPNSGDTGGILQDNWQTIHADKQQLLNQLLPVPGVAPGTSPSPSPSPSPTPKPSPSPSPSPSPSPSPSPSPSPSPSPSPSPSPSPSPSPSPSPSPSPSPSPSSGLSTSLTMQSDWQTGFCTAIRVANQGRSAVNNWRLTFDMNQATINQSWNGTFSRQGSRYTVVPPSWGQRLQPGQSVDLGFCANKQGSDYRPRNAIATAI